In the genome of Equus caballus isolate H_3958 breed thoroughbred chromosome 3, TB-T2T, whole genome shotgun sequence, the window TGaattataaatgcaaattttatattACTAATTTTTCCAAGTCTTATTTTCCACAACTACCCAAACTGCCTTTTTTGGTGGTTCATCTATAATTTATTCCTAATGCTACTTTGATGCATTCCTTATTTATTGAACTCTTAATTTTTCTACTCTAGCAGAGAAGATGGGCAGGATGGCAGTTGTTTGTGTAGAACACACAAATTAGCCTGGCATTAAGAAAATAGATAGCAGTGAGGTTGCTTCTTTCCCCCCTCTAATACCTTTACAGTCAcacattgttaggtgatttcgttgtgcaaacattgtagagtgtgcttacacacacctagatggtgtaacctactacacacctaggctatgtggtactaatctcatgggacctcTGTAGTTGGCTAAAATGTCGTTAacatggtgcatgactgtactttcTAGTTGATATGGTTGATTTCCATCCATCAGTTACATTTTAGCCCTCTAAATTCTGTGTCACTTTAAATCAGAGTTATGGTAAAAAAGTAATTGATCTGTGATTATATTTGTCAGTATAATTTAATTGAAACACCATCCTCTGAGTAACATCATTTGGTTTTAGCATTTCCTGTGGGAGCCTCCCTGTACCTTAAAAAGGTGGACTCTGCATAGCCTCTTACGTATAGCTACTTGCTTAGGCTTTTTATATTAACATTGCTTTATCTCGTTCACCATTTGAAGTTCACTTTTCGCGTTACCtcctttgaataaataataatttattgaacaATAGTCGAGTAAAAGTTACCTCCACTGCCTGTCTCCCTTGCCTGGCTCTCTGTCTACATTGGTGATATCATAGCCATAATACTTCAGTGACTTGTATAGGCACTGGGCAATTTGAAGCCTCTCTTGAACTTTGTTGGAATAACTCTAGTGTATATTGACTTTTCTTTGTATTGAGAGTATATTTGGTACCTTTTTTTACTTTAGTTATATGTAAGTGACAAAAATGGTAGGTGAATGTGTATTTTGTAAACAAGATGGGAGATTtggtataaataaaatgtgtcaccgtagaaaatctggaaatatggaggagaaataagaaaaaaccaGAATCCCGAAACCCAGAAACAATCCTAATAGCATTTATGTCATTAACCCTTTGAACAAAACTATTTTGTACACAATTGTTTTATTCAGAGTGTAAGTTAGTATCTTCCCATGTCTTAGTATTATTTTAACAACAGTTGTTACAGTATTAAAGTGTGTATAATTTccacattttagttattttataaaattttagtaGAAAAGTCTGCTGTTCTTCACCCTTCCCCATCTTTCAAgataataatactgtgttgcTTAAGTTTATTACTTTGAATGTAGCAAATGAGTCCTTTTATGCATTAGAGTGTGTTCGATCCTTGTTGTTGGAAGTTTTTTGATTTAGGGGAAACTAATGGTACCTGAAATGACAGTATCTGATTCTGCTTTGTAagttaactttttttattgagttggtTTAATTGTAGGTGGCACATAATTCAAGGTAGAACGAAGACTGAAGAGCAGGTTGTCAGGATTCTAGGCTGGGTTTGTTGTGATCTCACAGCTAAGAAGAAATAGCAGAGTGAAAAGAATTGAACACATAAGCCACGAtatgaattttttcttattttacaaaatttattcttaaatatacAACAAGCTGCAAGACAACACTTACTTCTAGCTATAAGTGGCAACAGATTAGTTATGGCAGAGAATCCAGATGTTTAAACAGGAATGGAAGTAAGGGTCACCATTGCCTCAGGCACAAGGGACAGCTTACTTTCTGCCATATTTTTTAATTCCATCTGTGGCCAGAGGACCCTTCCCCGTGGCCTTCACTTTTAGCTCCTCCGGCTTCTgctcctctctgtttctgtgtggaaGCCTCGTCTTCCTCTTCCATCTCCTTGGCCTGCTTGGGTTCTTCACGGGCTGCTTCTTGCCAATGCCCCTTCCCCAGACCCTGCCAGTAGAAGCAGTGATTAACTATTCTTGAAAGCAAGTGAGgcattatataaaaatttaaacatcttTTGGGGGGACGTTGTAGACTGAGAGTTTCAGGACAGTTGCAAAAGGAAATACAGGAAACCGAATAGAGCATTATGTAAAAGTTGAATTGGAGTCACTAGAATTGTATAAAGCTATAGGCTTATCTGTAGGCTCCAATATGGTTGGTACCTGATTTTTGTTAAAAACAGTATAACAGTTGTAGTGGTTAGGTTGGTCTGTCTTTGCctataaaattttttgtttaaaggaaaCCTACACTGAAATTTGTTACACAGGAATTTAAACTGCTTCCTGATTTGCCCAGTAGATGCACACTTAGATATAAACAAGtaatattcaaattttctttttttccctcccctttctccattttctaatGTTATAATTTTGACTGTTCTAAAGGCTGTAAACCTGTAAATCATGTACTGTAAATGGTGAGAGGTTGTGtgtccattttaattttgtaCTTGTTTTTCTTGGCCTTACCTTTGAGATTTCCGTTCAGAGGTACTTTATCCATAGCACCTCTAACCCATTCTGCTCcctgtttgtttatattccatgaCAGATTATAAAATCCCTGAGGGCTAGAGTCTTATCTTTTTCAACAGGTTATCCCGTTTAGTATAAACAGTATCTGGAATGTAGTTAGATGTTTCATTAATAGAAAGATTGGAAAGACGTACACCAAGTATAAAAGACTATTATTTCTGAGTACTGAAGTTATTGGTGATTTTTAATGGTAATCATTATCATTTCgaaaatagtaaaattaatccctagaaggagagagaaggcaaagaCCACCTACCTTTTCCCTGTGATAAGTGTAATCCCCAAGTCCTGATTTGTGCCCTCTGCCTGGTTCTTAAAAATCATTGGAATCCAAGAACAGAGGAGATAATGGTCCTTAAAGGAAAAAGGTACTGTGAATGGAAAGACTTGATTATGGTGTTTGGAGTGGAGTCCGAGGCAGCTCTGGACTCTGGGGAATAAGAAAGAGAACTGTGCTACTTCCCTCCGTATTGAGGGACAGGGAGTTGTCAAGAAATAAGAGatggtcgggggggggggggggggggggggcaggtgcAAATGTTAGAGATCACCAGTAGTTGTTGGGAATTGATTATTTTGCTGTTGCAAACTActgtttaataaatggtgttaattttctttattcccaTTTGTATGGCTAAGAAAATTTACTTCATGGAAGATtacaaaaatgactttttaatagCTATTATTCTTGTGTTTGCTCCCTTAGCATTTGACATTGTGCAGCAAAGAAATGGTTATGGAGAAGCCCAGTCCGCTGCTTGTAGGGCGGGAGTTTGTGAGGCAATATTATACTTTGCTGAATAAAGCTCCGGAATATTTACACAGGTAAATTTTAAGTggattatttagtatttttattcagtttcttttctgtaatatgagtacatatattttgtctttcttatctCATGTCCTGACAGTATCCCATTATATAACACATGCACGTCTATACACACACGTAATACAGTTATGTACTCTCGTATtctatatttcattaaaaaagaaaaaccttggTTTTATGGGTTTTCAGTCTGCAATTTGAAATCACAGGCTTAAGTCATCTTCCTAAGTTCTCTATAGCAATGTTAGGAAAATGAATCACTTAAGTGATTAGACTTGTGGAATTTCCTCTGATTGATATACAAAATAATAGTCCTTGGTAAAACAGCAACAGTAGCCTTATTTACTATTTTGGCAAGAGTTGGACATCTGTAAGCCTATTTTTTCTAGAGATTGAAAGGAAGTTGATTTATATTGTGAAtagtatttataatttttgttattcCTGGTGTATTTTAGCAAGTGGAAGGTGAGTGAGACTTCTGTAAGGATTAGGCTTTGTAAGTATGTGTTGTTGAACACCCTAGCCAATTGAGTTAAGGATAAATTTATTGCCACTTAATGTGAGAAAGGCTCTTAAGAAGACGTACATTCTTTTATATATAGGTACTCTTTATAAGCATGCTGGGCATTCTAAAGTTATGTTTTGTAATATGCCCTACATTGTTAAACATGTGTGTAATATTCTCTGTGTCACTCTAggaggattttgtttgtttgtttgttttgaggaagattaaccctgagctaacatctgctgccaatcctcctctttttgatgaggaagactggccctgagctaccatcggtgcccatcttcctctgctttatatgtgggacccctaccacagcatggcttgacaagcagtgggtaggtctgcacccaggatccgaaccagcgaacctgggccactgaagcagaacgtgcaaacttaactgctgtgccaccaggccagccccaaggaggcttttttaaaatatatatagctaACACCTCCCAACcatgaaagcaaaacaaaacaaaatgaataccTGTACACTTTTCTAATTATAAGAATAAAGACATTCTTGTTGACAGTGTTATGTGAGAGAGTTTGCAGGGGAGAATCTAATTAATAGGGCATTATGTGAAATTtagtcccttttttcttttttttgtaaggaggattggccctgagctaacatctgtgccaatcttcttctgttttatgtgggacactgccacagtgtggcttgatgagctgtgttgtgttaggtccctgcctgggatccgaacctgtgaactcccagccgctgaagcagagtgtgcaaacttaactcctacaccaccaggccggtcctGATATTTCatcttttcacaatgtgtatGCTAACATTTTTAGCgtttttttttaacaaggaaattttttttgtaatgaccaaaaaaagtaaaattaaaacagtaagCCTTTCCACCATCATTTCAAATAAGACAGCCAACTTCTATTTTATACTTATGTAACCAATTTCCCTATTAATGAAAATTTAGTTTGTAGTTTTTCACTTGTTAATGCTGTAATGAATATCCTCACACATGCATTTTTGTGTAGCTTTCTAGTTATTTTCTTAGGGTAagttcctagaagtagaattgttaATTCAAAGGTACAATCATTAGTGGTTTTTCTTACACATACTTACAGCCAGATTGTCCTCCAGAAAAATGATAGCACTTTACATGCTTACCAGTAGCACATGAGAGAAAGTAGTAAAGTAgtgtaaacttaaaaatatgagtagtggttaaaagcatggactctgggggctggcccggtggtgtagtggttgagttcatgcactccactttggcacccTGGCGTTTTCTGGTTTCCcatccaggcatggacctagcaccactcgtcaagccacactgtggcagcatcctacataaaatagaggaagattggtatagatgttagcttagggccagttgtcctcacacacatacacaaaacgcATGGAGTTTGGAGCCAAACTGTCTGGGTTCATGTCTTAGCTGCCCCACTTGATGGGTAGGGTAACCTTAAGGGAGTTAGTTTACCctcctctgaacctcagtttcctcattcagaTAACAGTGCTTTATGTTATGAGGTTGTTGAGAGGGTTGAACGAATCCATATATATAATGCAGTGAGAACATTGCTTGGCATAGAGGATAGAGGAAGTCACACATGTTTTATTACGATAGAGCTGAGTTCTCTTTATGAAGAAACTAATTTTGCATGTTTGATAACCTTAACTTGGAAAGATTAATTCTAATTGCTTTAGGTAATGCCAGAGAAACAGTAATTTATCATGTATTTAAGAGCAGTGTAAAAATTAATAGGAAATTAGATGCTGAAATActgtagattttttttacttgtctctgaattgtttcaattatttaaaatctaaCTAAACTGTTTTAATCTGTGCCTTTGGAATTAGTAATCGTTTGGAACTCTGAATAGAATGTTAAACAGCATCTTGAGTCTCAAACAAATCTAGATAACTGCGTTTCTGTatctgaaggggaaaaaatgggtCAATTACTATGGCATCAGTATTTAGAATGTATTTTGAACAACATCTTATTCTTCCACTTAAAAATATAGATGTGATAAGAATTAGATGAGAATAGCTAATGATTTGAGTGTACATTTAGTGTCCTAGGCACACTAAGGATTGTGTGTCATTactcatttaacccttacaacAGCCCTGTGGAGTAGTTACTGTTCTGTTTTATAACCAAGGAAATTGAATTTAAAGACCGTAAGTAACTTGGTTAAGATTATGCAACTAACGAGTGACAGAGCTGGACCTGGAAACTGGGTCCATTTGACATCAGAATTCTGCTGCCTCTTAGATTTCTCTTGACAGTTGAATGTTAATCATTATCAATGGTTTTTACAGGTTTTATGGCAGGAATTCTTCCTACGTTCATGGTGGAGTAGATGCTAGTGGAAAGCCCCAGGAGGCTGTTTATGGCCAAAATGTAAGTATCAATTTCATacacattttagtttttttttcctttttgcattaAGATAGAGATTTGAAAAAAGCTTTGTTGTGTCCATGGATTTCTTCTTGAATGTGATTATTAGTTGTAACTAGAATTTATGTCATAATAATTGTCAAATCTGCTTTGAGTTCTTATAAACGTCCATTTTGTATGAAACACAGTATTATGGGGATGGATACAAAGAAGGTGGGATGTTTTATATCCGTGATGTATTTTATACATGAACCAGTTGAGACTTGGTATTAAGTTTATACAAATGTGGGCTAAACCTTATGTTACAGGAATGCACAGAAGTATATGCTTGTTAGGAGTTTGTAGAGGACGTGGAACCTCAGCTCTATTCTAAATTACAGGATTTGGCCTTACCAAACAAGAGGAAATTGAAAGTAGAAGAAATGGCATCAGCAAACACACAGTAAAGTAAAACTAGGTGTGAGGTCAAGTAGTTGTCAACACAGTTGTGTGAGTGACTAAATACTTAGTACAGAATAGTGGGAGAAAGCTCTACAAAGCGATATTACTGCATGGGTATGAGAAGGCCATTGTGATTTCTTGTATAGAGAGGTGACATGTTGAAAATAGTGGTTTAGGAATATCTGTCTGACAATAATGCATAGCATGGTGGAGTGGACTCAAATAGGGCAGAAAGATTAAGTAGTTAATATTCTAGAGTTGTGAGGAAATCTGTGAAGGTCTGTGGTATTGTATAGGTAATTACATTATCACAAGAGTTTGTTTTCCCCCGCTTCTTTTCCTGATAAAGGATATACACCACAAAGTATTATCTCTGAACTTCAGTGAATGTCATACTAAAATTCGTCATGTGGATGCTCATGCAACCTTGAGTGATGGAGTAGTTGTCCAGGTCATGGGTTTGCTTTCTAACAGCGGACAGCCAGAGAGGAAGTTTATGCAAACCTTTGTTTTGGCTCCTGAAGTAAGTTTTCATTTCAAGTAATTTTCATTCACATAATTTTATTTGGCTGTTAATTAGTTGCTTGAAGTGTCCAAAGAGTTTCTTGTTACAGGTTTAGATATGCATATAGCTATTTTTGAGAAATTTGTGTTGGACCTATTGATATAATTTATTTGAGCTTTGTCTGTGTGTGCACTTTGgctatttaaaagtaaaagtcaGATACTGGTACAAATGTGTAAATAGATGATTAAGATtagagaaataatagaaagagCATATTGTATTTCATAGGTTCCATactaaacaaaatggaaaacttcCTTTTGTTACTTGGTCTTTGTTCTCTTATATCGAGTAGCCATTTCTTGAgttccattgtttttttttttttgaggtagatcagccctgagctaacatctgctgccaattctcctctttttgctgaggaagactggccctgagctaacatccatgcccatcttcctctgctttatatgtgggatgcctgccacagcacggcttgatgagcagtgccacatccatacccgggatccaaactggtggaccccgggccactgaagcggaacgtgcacacttaactgctgtgccactgggccggccccttgccTTCCAGTATTCTTTGAGTGATCTCTTAATTTACTTTATATTTACGTAGTATATTTAACTTTGGAGAATTATGTTGTCTTATGTCtgtaatattaaaatagaaattgtgTATGCTATATAGTTTGCTCTTTTATGTAATGCCACATTTATGGGAATTTATGGAATATTTGAATGTTGTTTTTCTGTAGGGATCTGTTCCAAATAAGTTTTATGTTCACAATGATATGTTTCGTTACGAAGATGAAGTATTTGGTGATTCTGAACCAGAACTTGATGAAGGTGAGGTTAACTTTCAAGATAGAACGGTTCCATCGGTACTCTTAAGGACATGAAAAGTATGAAACTTACAGAAATTTGCCTCTGTTTTAACTGTCAAACCCCCTTTTCtactttttgttcctttgttttttgttataaaaGAAAGAGATGTTTATTATGTGAAGATATGTAAAAATCAGatgtagaaagtgaaaaaatttcTCTCAACCTCCTCCTCTATAGATAACCAAGAGTTTGGTGCCTTTTATAATTTTGTGGAATCTTATACTTGCCAAtactaatttttataaaaatagagttATGCTGGCTCGAAGCttgccttttttcacttaatatatcttTCTTGGCTGTCAGTTTTTGGCTATACCATAATTATTTCATTGATCTTCCATTGCTggcagtttttttcctttatcactaTTCTGTTGAATAGATGtgacaaagaaactgagttaGGGGTttactatcatttattttctattcttttcttacTAATAGaccttttttaaaatagagtaaGTACCAAACTTTATCTTGCTCTTCAGTTTTTTAAGAGAACAGGGAAATATTGCAGTTGAatgcctttgaagaaatagaccaATTTGTTTTTACTACCATATCACttccttaaatattaaaaatatgtctaTCGAATTATTTGTTAAGCCTCTTAAAAAGAGTTGTGGTGTGTTATGTATTGTCAGAATCAGAAGATGAAGTAGAAGAGGAACAAGAAGAAAGGCAGccatctccagaacctgtgcAAGAAAATGCTAACAGTGGCTACTACGAAGCTCACCCTGTGACGTAAGAATAAGATGGGCAAGGCCAGCTTTGGTCTAAACTATAATGTACCTGTAAAGTGGTTCTTGTTCCTAGAATTATTACTGGAAGTAAATTTTTGATAAAGCTACCTATCAGGCCAGTgtttgagtacttactgtgtatATCCAagaaatttggaaagaattgTTTTATTCAAAAATTGGACATGGTTTGGCCCAAGACAGTAATCACTTAGTGAATAATGCAAAGTGTTTGGGACAACATAGagagtgaatattttatttttataaatatgaagCTTGTTTATAGTTAGTaataaagtaaacatttttaGTGTTCCAGTTTTAAAATTGTGGGCTTAAGGAAATGCTGCTTCGTGAGAGTATTATTCCCTTCTGCCTTCTAGTTCTTATTGGACTTGGCTTCAAAATAGCTTGTTACTAGTTATGCCTGTTGGATTAGAGAAGTACTGAATTTTATTTGAACTGATCATTTCGCTCATactgaaaaatgaacaaaatacttTATTGTAGTAATGGCATAGAGGAGCCTTTAGAAGAATCCTCTCATGAACCTGAACCTGAGCCAGAATCTGAAACAAAGACTGAAGAGTTGAAACCACAAGTGGAGGAGAAGAACTTAGAAGAATTAGAGGAAAAGTCtacttctcctcctccagctgaaCCTGTTTCTCTGCCACAAGAACCACCAAAGGTTAGATCAGAGGAACTCTTTAGACCTGTAACACCACACTTTAATATTTGGTGCCATTAATGAAGCATGATCTTTGTTCTGTTATATTCAATTGTTTAATATAGTAAACTATGCTTTTTTTATGTATATGGAAGAAGCTGTGGGGTTTTTTGTAATCCTGAGGAATTTCATTGTAttccctcccccacacacacacaaagaaaataccCCTAAGAGTGAAATTTAAGGTAAATCCTTGTCTGTATGCGGTGTTTAGTATCTTATGTGAAATTATTCGAGTCCATGTATAAAACTGAGTTGCTCTTTCATTTTGTATTGAGTCCTCTGCACACAGATGCAACAGGAGTCATGC includes:
- the G3BP2 gene encoding ras GTPase-activating protein-binding protein 2 isoform X1; this translates as MVMEKPSPLLVGREFVRQYYTLLNKAPEYLHRFYGRNSSYVHGGVDASGKPQEAVYGQNDIHHKVLSLNFSECHTKIRHVDAHATLSDGVVVQVMGLLSNSGQPERKFMQTFVLAPEGSVPNKFYVHNDMFRYEDEVFGDSEPELDEESEDEVEEEQEERQPSPEPVQENANSGYYEAHPVTNGIEEPLEESSHEPEPEPESETKTEELKPQVEEKNLEELEEKSTSPPPAEPVSLPQEPPKAFSWASVTSKNLPPSGTVSSSGIPPHVKAPVSQPRVEAKPEVQSQPPRVREQRPRERPGFPPRGPRPGRGDIEQNESDNRRIIRYPDSHQLFVGNLPHDIDENELKEFFMSFGNVVELRINTKGVGGKLPNFGFVVFDDSEPVQRILIAKPIMFRGEVRLNVEEKKTRAARERETRGGGDDRRDIRRNDRGPGGPRGIVGGGMMRDRDGRGPPPRGGMAQKLGSGRGTGQMEGRFTGQRR
- the G3BP2 gene encoding ras GTPase-activating protein-binding protein 2 isoform X2, which gives rise to MVMEKPSPLLVGREFVRQYYTLLNKAPEYLHRFYGRNSSYVHGGVDASGKPQEAVYGQNDIHHKVLSLNFSECHTKIRHVDAHATLSDGVVVQVMGLLSNSGQPERKFMQTFVLAPEGSVPNKFYVHNDMFRYEDEVFGDSEPELDEESEDEVEEEQEERQPSPEPVQENANSGYYEAHPVTNGIEEPLEESSHEPEPEPESETKTEELKPQVEEKNLEELEEKSTSPPPAEPVSLPQEPPKPRVEAKPEVQSQPPRVREQRPRERPGFPPRGPRPGRGDIEQNESDNRRIIRYPDSHQLFVGNLPHDIDENELKEFFMSFGNVVELRINTKGVGGKLPNFGFVVFDDSEPVQRILIAKPIMFRGEVRLNVEEKKTRAARERETRGGGDDRRDIRRNDRGPGGPRGIVGGGMMRDRDGRGPPPRGGMAQKLGSGRGTGQMEGRFTGQRR